The window GGAAGGAGCGTTATTCCGCGTCAGTACAACGATGTACCGGACAATGCCTCTCACCCAATGCTGACCACCGAGCTGGAAGATCCATTTGTAGACCCGCCTTTGAGCGCCCAGGTCGTCAGGCGTGGCAGCACGTTTGGGGATGGCGAACTTGACAGCGAGCCCGTCAGCGATTGGGAAGGCGCCTTCTCTGAGGACGAACACTCGAAGCTTCAGAACCGCGCCCAATTCTTCGATGGTCGCGTCAATGAAGTCGTCGGTACCCTGTTGGCATCTAGACTCGAGCCTCTTGAGAAGGCCctgctctctctccaacaaACGTTCTCATCCAAAGACCAGCgtgctccttcttctcgacgCGACATCCGTGGCGGCTCAATGGAGTATCAAGAAAGTGATgctgacgacgaagatgaagaaccACTTCCTCGTCGCTCAGCGAGTCCCAAGAGAGACCGTAGACTGGATCAGATTCGCTCGATTGTCGTCGAAGCTCTAGCTACGCAGCAACGTAGCCAGCAGGTCACCACCATGGAGGCTAATGAGGATGTGACGCTGCTGAGATCCCTTGATGAGATCAAGGACCTGTTAGTTTCGAGTGCCAGACCTACGCCTCGTGATGATGGCACTTCTCTTGCTCCGTTTGAGAATATGCTCCAAGCTAAGCCCGATGAAGGGCTTGCTGCCCAGATTCTCGAACTTCAGGCAAAGACTgcagagctggaggagcgACACcgccaagaccaagagaagcttgaaagGGAGATTGCTGAGCGCAGAACCGCAGAAGATGCAGCGGCTGAGCTCCACCGAAAGTTACAGTCCGCCGAGACTCGGGTGGAAATCGAAATTATCAACCGCAGTGTATTCGACCAACGTGTTGCTGATCTCGAAGAGAGGTTAAGGACCCAAGAGGACGCCAACGAGCAGGAAGTCAAGAACAGACGTGTTGCCGAGGATAACCTATCCGAAATCCAGCGCCTATTCCGCAACgcttctgaagaagaggctcgACTTCGCGAAATggtggaagaaagagagcaGGTCATCAAGTCACTTGAGCACTCTGGCAGCAAGACTACCTTGCAACTGACTACGTTGGAGGCTGCTCGTGATAATTGGACCCATCATCAAGCTGAAATGGCAAACAGGATTAATGTCCTCGAAGCCGATCTGCGCAACGTCCGCCAGGACAACAACACCTGGAGGGCGGAGACTGAGCGGGCTGATGAGGCCGCACGCCGCAGCAATGGTGAGCTTGGCCATGCTTTGGATGAAAACAAGCGCCTTCACAAGTCTCTCAACAACGTCATTTCTCagcttgaagaaaacgagcGACTTCGTGAGTCGTGGCGTGCCAAGTTCCTCGCTCTTCAAGAGGATATGGGCCAGGCCGCCCGCGAGGTCGCCGAAGAAAACGCGCGACGCATCAAGAGAGACCAGGCCATGTTGGCACGCCAAGATGTCTTGGAAGCGCGGCTGCAGGCCGAATCTAAGACCAGAGAACGCCTCGAGGTCGAAATGGAGCGACTCCAAGATAATGAGCGGGCCGGTATGCGTGCTGTCAACGAGTGCAACCGCCTTGAGGAGATGCTTACTGAGCTACGCACCGAAAATGCCAAGCTTCACCAGTCTTCTGCTCGATACCAGCGCGAGTTTGAAGAGGCTCGAGAGTCAGGGGCTAGCGAAGTCAAGAGAACTCGCATGTCTCTGCAGACTGAGCTCGACGCTGCCAATAACCAGGTCAACGTCGTTCGTGAAGAGTATGAGGAGCAGAATGCTAAGTTGCGCGCAGAGCTTGATAATCTCAAGCTTGAGATTGATACTGCCAAGGCTCAGAACGAGATGCTTCTCGAGGGTGCTCAATCCAGCAATGCCAGCGAATTAGATGAACTCAAGCGCAAACATCAAAACGAACTGGAGGACATCCAAACTCGCTATGAACGCCAAATCCACAACGCAGTTGAGGATGGACAGCGAACAGAGCAACACCTCTTGGAGCGCCTCAGTCTGTCCACGTCCAAGACCGAACATCTCCAGGAccgcatccttcatcttgaggagaagctcgagattACGAAGCaggccgctgccgccgcagcTCAAGCTGCGAAGTCGGCTGGCGTtgactcttctttcttgaGCCCCACGATGGCGAAACCAGCAGAGCGGGTTGAAATGCCGGAAAAGATTTCCCCACAAGCTCTCCGGGAATCCATCATGGTTCTCCAAGAACAGTTGCAGGCTCGCGAACAGCGTATTGAGGAGCTTGAGCAGACTGTCGCTGAACTTGATCCCGACTCTGCGACCAAGATCGCTAAGCGGGACGACGAGATTAGCTGGTTGCGCGAGCTTCTTGCTGTGAGACAGGGAGATCTCCAAGATATTATTGTGGCGCTCTCAGGAGATAGGTTTGACCGCGCTGCCGTCAAGGATGCTGCTATCAGACTCAAGGCCAACTTGCAAATGGAGGAACAAGAGCGTGAGAGAGCCATGAATGGTGGCTCAGCCATCACCCTCCCCAACATTGCTCAGACAATCCAAGCCGCAACACCGCGTGTAGCGCAAACCATTGCTCCTATCGCAGCTGCCTGGGGCAATTGGCGCAAGAGTGGCCAGTCTAGCTTTCGAGGCCTTTCAGGAGTGTTGAGTTCGCCCGCTGTTACGGGCAATTCCACTCCCTCTAAGAGCAGAAATGACTCGATGCAGAACGGCGGCATCATGAGCGGGCTTCTTACACCTCCAGCTACGGCGCTTCGGCAGTCTCCCACCCCGGACGGCCGCCTACAGCCTACCGCGTTTTCCAGTACTGGACGGCGATTTACAGGCCAGAGCGTTCAGGATCGAACACGCCGAGAGTCCAACGTGTCTCATCGATCTGACAAATCGCACTTTCAGGACATCCCTCATCGACGTCTAGAGTTGGCGGCTGAACCAGTGACACCTCCCATGGTACATCAAACTGTGTATGATGAGGACGCGCAGCCTGGGGATTTCGACGACCATGACTTCTTTGAAGAGGACTAAGCCTGCTGTGCCGcgatgacggagaagaagatggcgtgAAATGCCAGAGGCTGACTCGAGCAATGTTTTGTCATAACCTGACAGTTGTTCTATATTTTATCACTTTTCCTTTGTAACCTGTTTTTAACGCTTATGCCCGCGATTCTTTCactcgagaagaagagatatATACTACCCACGTTGTCATTTGAGATGATTCATCCCCCAAATCAATACCAGACTGCGATTACACACAACCCTAGAAGAGATACCCCTTTGGATTTTGTGCTGTTTGTTTGATATTCACATGGTTGAAGATACACGCAAAATTCTAAAAAcgaaaacagaaaaagaaaaaaaaaaaagattgtCCCTCAGATTGGTATACACATATATAACACGACACCAACAAATTCACaaacatgaaaaaaagagagacgtTTATATTGGAAGTGTTTTGGGCGGCTGATATTGGTACATATTATTTCTTCTCAATTACTGTTACATTTTCGATCGTCTTTTATACAACTCTGGCGCTGGCCTTTTGCCGTGTTGAGCTTTTgattctctttctctctttctttctctcttctcctttttttctgttcctacttcttgtttctttttctttcttttctctctttttgatACGGCATGGTGGGAGGGATGGATATGAATTTCGGGTCGCTCATTTCATGCTGCCTAGTGATTAATGTGACTGTGACTTTAAAAAGGGGGTTGAAACGACATGGACGCACGGAATGGATAGTCGGAGCCGAAACGGCAGCGGATGCATAGTATGGAACTAGTCTGCAGACTTATAGTATTAATGGACTAAATGAAGCTTGCAATGAGATTTTTGAACCATATTTTTACTGTTTTCATGTGTGCTTGTTGCTAGTTATGTGACGTTTGATAGATGGAGAACGCGAACAAGATAACAAAGATATTGTGGTGGTACATATTAACTCGTATTATATCCAATTACTAATACTAGGAATAAGGCTTTGTCGTCTACTCATGATTTTTTGTTATACATATTAATTGCTGCTCAGCAGCTTTCCTACAGCCCACTTGACCGAAAAGTTCCTTAGGTCAGAGTAATGCTGGCCAACTCCCACAAACACAACAGGCACGTTCGTCGCGTGGACCAGACTGACAAGGGTACCGACCATGTCACCGACGGTGTCGcacttggagatgatgaagccgTCTAGGGCGCGATCAGAGCCAAAGGCTGCGTTAAAGTTGCGTGCCTGGGCAACAGAGTCTGTTCCAACGAGAGCCTAGGTCGATAGTTAGTAAATGAGCAACATACTCGATTAAGTGTAGGGGGAGATGTGAATCCGCAAACGTACCTCACCAACCATGAGAATCTTATCAGGCTGGGCAAACTTGGCAAACTTCTCCAGCGAAGACATGAGTCTCTGATCATTGTGCCTGCGCCCAGCCGTATCAATAAGAACGACGTCGTAGCCCTCCTGAGCCGCATGGTTAACAGCGTCCTTGGcgacggcagcagcatccttgCCGTATCCCTTCTGGTACAGCTCGACTTTTCCTCCCTCTCGGGCCGTGAGCTCCTTGAGGTTTCGCACATGCAcggcgagctgctcgacgGCGCCCGAACGAAAAGTGTCgccggcggcgatgaggacCTTGTATTTGTTCTgcagcaggaagaagcagatctTGGATAAGTTTGTGGACTTTCCGACGCCGTTGACTccgacgatggagatgacgtAGGGCCGAGCTTTGCGCAGAGAGGTGACTGGCGGAGCGGTGATGGAGTCGATTTCGCGAAGAAGGTCGAGGGATGAGGTGGGAGTGAGCATTTTGGTGAGAGACGACTCCATTGCCGCCTGGATCTTGGCGTTGATGCCTATGACATGCAATTAGTAACCCTTTCCTCAGAGACAaagtgaaaagaagaaaaaaaggggggatgGGGAATGCAATATCTGCACTCACTTTCAAAGTTTCCAGTCTTGACACCGACCAGCTCCTTTTCGACACCCTCGCAGAGGCGAACGGCGGCTTCACGCGCCACGTTTTTGCGCAGCAAGTGATCTTCCATGCccttcatggccttgtcgAGATCCTCCTTGGTCAAGGTCTTGCCGCCCACCACATTTCGGAACAGCCCACTGATGGCATTGACTCCAGAGCCCAAAAGACCAGTCTTGTTGTCTGCTCGTGCAGCCTTCTCGGCTTTCTGAGCCTcggccgaggccaagatgtCGTGCACCTCGTCTCCCAAGTCCTTGAGAATGAACTTGCCTTTGCTTGTGGATCCCCAGGTAGACgactcaacagcatcaagagcGCTGGATCGCCCAACTGCCTCGGCCTCCGAGTCACTTGTGAGACTAGGCCGGGAATAATCCAGCTGTacatcgtcgtcttcctcgtcagcGAAACCATCGGCGTTCCATTTGCGGCCCTTCTTCGTCGCCTTGGCGCCCTTCTTCAGTCGACTTGAAGCCAACGCCTCGTCTCCAGACGACGCAGGCGCCGAACCAGAGTTGTGGGCCTTGCGGGCTCTTCTGGACATCTTGGCCACAGGGCCAGCCTTGGCAACAACCAAGTTGCCGGGAGTCGAGGGACGTGAAGCGTTGGGTGTTTGGATAGGTGTCGAATCGGCCGATGTGGTATCATGGGCAGCAGTACCATTGGCAGCATGGCCCCTGTATTtcaagcctgctgctgcgggaTGGGAGGCGGATTCCTCGTCTATAGGACTTATAGATCCGACATGACTCGATTTGTCTAgctctttcagctgctggTCGAAATATTCACCAAACGAGTGGCATTCGACGAGGGTGGTATGGGGCTTGGTGAGTTGTTCGCCGTATAGCTCGACAAAGATGGTTTTGATGTTATCCACAAGCTTATCAACCCAAGACAGGTGCAGCAGAGAACGGTAGACAACCTGATGTAGCAAAGTGATTAGTATACCAGACGTATGTACGCAGAGCAGTACTTGCACCGCCCAGATCATGCGCATACCACAAAGATTAAGCCCAATTCCTTGACAAAGGTCCATTTCAGAGTGTGCTGATCGCTTCTGTAGGCTGGATTGGTAGCCGCAGACTGCGAATCGGTGGGCGCAATGGTGCCCGTCTTTTCCTCGATAAACGTGTCGGCAATGAAATTGTTGACGATGGAGGGGCTGACGGGCGCATATGTCCTGGACCAGAGAACCACGCCGGACGTGGTGAGAACCTCGAACGCATCCAACATGTTGAATTAGGGAGTCGCTGTCGATTCGGGAGGCTCGAGACGGGGTTTGCGACCTGGGGAGAGGCgtgaagagaggaagagagtgGAAGTGGTGAAAGGAAAGTTCAGGGAAAAGGTGTAGGTGTAGTCATCCAGATAAACGATAAGGAGTGGAAGCTGGTAGAAGTGCAAAGCAACGAGAAGAGGCCAGCAAAGACGTCTCGACCCTGGCAAAATCAAGATGCAAAGCGATGGTAATTATGTATTATAACTGAGATTTTAAAAATCTCACACCGTCTTTGCAGAGAGGAGACagaggtgaagagagaggcagTCAGGTCGAGGCGCAAGTCGAGAGACCACTTTGCGCTAGCAGTTGTGAGGTGGCGACAAAGTAcagatacgatacgataGCAAGATGCAAGGCACAATCAATCAAGGCGAGGCAGTTGGTTCTTCAGCTCTGGAGACGGCACACCCTCCCGCGCATTTCCACCGCTTGTCAATTAACTCCATCGGTAGCCGAGGCGTCTCCGAGCTGAATCTGGCCTCTTTGCAATGCCACAATTGCAACCACAATTACAATCCATATCGGATTccggagtacgagtacgcgaTGGGATTTTGCTCTAGCGATTGATGGCTGCCGACGCGGATTGACAGAAGCCGGATCACGTGTCAATGGGCTGGTGAAATAGTGTAAAAAGGGCCCTACAACTCCCTAGAGGCCACGTTATAGCACTCAAGAGGCCCGGGGCGGCTCTAGTACCCGGTACGGGGCTTGTACCTGGGCCGAGCAGGGTTCCGCGCGtggctgcatgtactcgaAAGTACTCGCCCCCTGCAACGCCCCCAATGCGCGCATCGAGCTCAGCGCCTCCAGCAGGTGCATGTATGacgctgcagcagccaagtCAACCACATTTCAGTTCAATTCAAACCTGGCATCTCgaacatcgccatcttcaccttcacctcTCCCTGCCACAGCCAGGCTCTCACCAACAGCCTTCCCCGTCTCGACGCGCCCTCCCCTCCGAGCTGAAAAAAGCATTTCCTTCTCTCgtcttctgccttttcttttcagctcCAAAACATGCATCGGGCGGCGCAGTCCCCTCCGTTGCACCACCCGGTGCCGCAGCACTTTTCCACGGTTCCCCAGCTCCGATcaccgcctccgcctccggGGTCCGCGCAGTCGCAGCAGCTCGGCTATGGCGGGAATCcgtaccagcagcagcagggcggCAACATGGGCAATGCCTTTGGCGCATACGGCCAGTTCATGAACGATCCCACGGCCCAGGTGGCGGCGCAGTTTGGCCAGACGGCCTTCAAGCACGGCCAGGAATATGTGGAACAGAACGTGTGTCTATCATACCCCTGTCTCCGCCTCTGTTTACTTGGTCGGAGGCGTTTCTTGTTCCCATCCAGCTAACCTAGATACTCTGCTTCAAAGATCGGCCGCTACGTCAATGTTTCCGCGCTCAAGTACTACTTCAATGTCTCCAACTTCTACGTCGTCAACAAGCTCTTCCTGGTCCTGTTCCCCTGGAGGCACAAGCCTTGGTCCCGTAAACAGGCCGTTGGAGCAAATGGCCAGGAGCTGCGCTATCTGCCGCCGCGAGacgacatcaacagcccCGATATGTACATCCCAGGTCGGTTGCGCGCATCGAATTGCGAGTCATATGCAAGGGAACGATAGCTAACATGAACATTCTCGATGTAGTCATGGCATTGGTTACGTATATTCTTCTATCTACTTTGGTCGCCGGTGTAAGGGGCAAGTTTAACCCTGAGCTTCTCGGATACACAGCAACAATCGCGCTTGGCGTTGTCATTTTCGAAATCATCGCGTTGAAGGTGGGATGCTACCTCCtgagcatctccagccagTCCCAGCTACTTGATCTGATTGCCTACTCTGGCTACAAGTTTGTTGGCATCATTGTtaccattgccattgccgagATTGTCAACGGCGGCAAGGGCACCGGAGGCTGGGTCGGTTGGTTGGTCTTTATCTATACTTTCTTGGCCAACTCCCTTTTCTTGGTATGCTACTACATCGGTTTTCATCTACTTGATATGGGCAATACTAACTGACGTGGTGTTTAGATGCGATCCCTGAAATACGTTCTTTTACCTGAAACAGCCACAAACTCCGGAGGACCTATGCAAACCGACACCAGGGTGAAGCGAAACCAGAGGACAcagttccttttcttctattcCTACCTCGTCCAGCTATTCTTTATGTGGCTTCTCACTAGGCCTTGAAACTGATTTGATgggggaaagagaaataaaacCAGAAATGAGGCGTCAAACAGGGGCCTTGGCTTTTGCATCtatgaaagaagaagaaaggacgCCATAGGATATCACGAAAGGCGTTAGACACGGAATAAAGAGGTCAAGCTGTGATGTGCATATATGGTATGGACCGGCATTGAGGCGTGAGGCTGGCGCTATCGGCGGCGTTTTGAGGGTTTCCGCTCCACTGCGGGGGTTAGACTTGTTCCACTTAATTATTCACCAGACGACGCTTGATGCTTTCTcgattgaaaagaagaagaagccttgGTTCATCCAGGAAGAGAcgaggaggggagaggagaagagggaatcACGCGGGTGTTTGCTGGAAGGGGCCACGTTTCCGAGATATAATCAGCTGAGGCAGAAAAGCGACAGAAGACACAAAAGAAAGCAATCTACACTGTCCGTAATGACAGGTGTTCTTATGTGAAATGAAATGACATGCTTGGAAGATGCCGTTGTATTAGAGGTCGCACTGATCACGACATGCCACGGCTCTCTTTTGCACGTGCTGTCAGCTATAATGAACAGCTTGTCATCACGAATTGCTGCTTATAAAACCGCTGGTTTAGGCTTCAATGGAGTTCCGTAGCCCTGGTGGAACGCAACACACTGTTATCGCTAGTGCTACCTTAACGTTAGTCAGTGGCTGTTAGATTGCGCAGGATTGCTCCATCCGTcggtttttataatattcTAATCCTGCCTCGAACTTCTCAAATCTTCGACTCAAAAGCCAACACCATCCAtattctctccctctcttccgTTTCTTCGCTTCTTGTTCGATATAAACATCTTGTATTTATACACGCACATATATTCATTATAAGTCGTACATCTGCAACAGCATCGTCTAACCATGGCACCGTCACCTATCATCCAGGCAACGCTGCAATCTTCCCTCCTGGCAGCCTTGTCCAATATCCTCGCGCAGGCCATCACCGCATACCGGAACAACGTGAGTAACAATCCACAGGCATGATGATATCTGCCGTCTGCCCTTTTTATTGAATTTATATGAAAAGACAACAGTCAACTGATGCGAAGCATGACCGATAGGAAGCCGTGACAATAGACTGGGTGCCCGTGTTCCAATATGTCCTCTTCGCCGTCGTGAGCACGCCGCCAAACTTTCTGTGGTAAGTTCCATCCATCTTGCATCCTCCCATCACCCTCACCATCTTTTATTCCTCGTCATCTCaaccacaaaaaaaaactccaaaTAATACCCTCAGAACATATCATAAACATCATATAACATGATAACATCTCGACTAACCCCCTCCAACAGGCAAGACTTTCTCGAGTCAACATTTCCCGCacacccctcccccaaaCCCCCCTCAGACTCCAAGAAAAAATCCCCATCAtcacagcctcctcctctctccctcaCAAACACCGTCCTCAAATTCCTCCTCGACCAAACCATCGGCGCTGCCCTCAACACACTCCTCTTCAGCACCTTCACCCACTCCCTGCGCCAAGCAATGGTCCACGCCCCGCGCATCACCAACTTGCCCTCCGCCGCAAAATACTGGTCCAGCGCCGGCGCCGTCGACTTTAACCGCGTCGACTTTGCAAGAGTCTGGGCTGCGTCAAAGGCTGAGTTTTGGGCCCTCAtgtttgctgctgcgaaGCTCTGGCCCGCGGTGTCGCTCGTCAACTTTACGCTTGTCAAGTCTGTGCAGGGGAGGAACTTGGTTGGTGCGTTGGCGGGAGTTGCGTGGGGGGTGTATATCTCGTTGGCCATGGGGAACTGAGAGGAGTGAGAGAGATGAAGTCTTGATGTGATATTTGGGAGTAGAGATGGGGGTTTGAGTAGCTTGATTAGTCAAGGCTGGGTCAAACGAGCTTCGTTCATGCCATTAGATAGATAGACTCTGATAGAGTAGACACCTACTAGAGTAAAAACAGTGCAAAGATAGAAAGGAATAGCATTTCATCCTGTCTCCCTCCCACATCTACAACATCATCACGGGCACTAGATCAGCATTTACATAACTCATTCAATTGACTCAAACATCGCTGGCAGACCAGCGCTACCCCTAAGCTTAGCTATCCTCTCTCGCTTCCATGCCAACTCCCAAGGTTTTCCAACCATCGTGCCATTCCAACAGCCATCAGTGCTATGACCTCAGCTCAGAGCAAACAAGATACAAAGAATGTGTACTAGATGTCGCTTGGATGTGTTTCTCCCCAAAGTGTAGAATTCCAATGAAGAAACCAAAAGGGGTAgaaagaagaaccaaaagCAGATCAAACCAGACTATTTCTTTACCCCTGATTGCAAATTGTAGCAAGGCAAGAAACCACAAAATAGCAGTAGACCAAGCAGAACTTTTCCCATGTCGCCGACCCTAACCGTAATCTGCCGCAAAGAGGACAGAACCAAACATGatctgtttttttttttctttttgcttttttcctttttttcccttggttttcttttcttttgaaAACAACAAAACGATAGCAGACCGAGCCGTACTTTTCCCTTTCCGTTGACAATGACCGTACTGAACAGCAAGAAAACGGGAGCAAACAAGAACAATAACTTTTTGTGACCCTTGACCGGAATATGCAGCAAAACAAGAACGAAGACCGAAGACCGAATCAACCCAGATTTTTTTTGTGGTCGTTTTTGCTTTGTAAAGTTGCTTTGCTCAAGTCCTCTTTCCAAAGTTCCCTTGACCCTGGATGTGACTTGTaggcaaaagcaacaaaatGGCAGTAGACGAAACCAAGATTTTTAGTAGCTTATCGTGACCGGAATTTGCAAGCAAGACAAATAACAATTGCTTCTCCATCCTGAAGTCGAGCAAGGAGAAAAACTTTTCATGGCGACCAAACGAAAGAAGTGAAACAGAAAAATGAACGGTAGAATAACATGGACCACACCACAAAATAGTCTCCCGCTTTCCAAGTGAGAGGATTGGATCATCGCCGGGACTATCTTCTTCGGTGTCTTTTGTAGACAGCGAAGGATAAATCTTCCTCAACCACTACCTACTGATCGGTATCGGCTTCAgaatcctcatcctcgtcgatAGAAGCCAGAGTGGTAGCGAGTCCAGTCATGGAAAAGGTTGGCTCGCGGGCGATAGCCTCAGAAGAAGGCGTTTCAGAAGACGAAGTGGAGGACGACTCGGTAGACCACGAATCGGCACCGGGAGATTCTGAGTGATTTTGGCTAAAAGAAGTTTAATGTTAGTCTCTGCTTGTCTACAGGTACAACAAAAGACATTGACGGCGGTAATAACAGTGGCGACTTACTTGGTAGCAGATCCAGACACATTGGAAGCAGCGTCCTTGGAGGCATCATCTTCGCCATTGCTATCAGAGGCCACAAATGACTGGTCCATAATGTCGTCGTTGTCGGACGGCATAGAAGTATCGCGCTGTGCGGCAGAGACATGACTCTCAGCCATGCCGTTACAGGGGTGGACGTCGGATGGGGGTCTGCTGAACCAATCTTCATCCGGGCTGGAAATGTCCATCTGGTAGTATGCCGCGAGCTCGTTAGCCTTGGTATACCAGCACCAGAGCCAGCTGCGCCACATCCAGAATTCTTGGTCGGTAGGGCGAGGGTTGGTAAGAGCCTTGCTGGCAAGCATGTAAATAGACCAGAGGATCCAGCGGACATCCTGAGGCATGGTACATCCCAGCTGCTGGCAAGCCCAGAGCCGAGCAGACTTCATGACATTGTCACCAGTATgctcggcctcggcaagGTGCGCAAACGAGTCCTGAGTCATGCCACGACCACAGAGCAACCAACCAGGCAGTCCGTCGTAGTCGACAAACCTCATGAGGAACAAGCCGGGGTGGCGTCGATGAGCCATCAAGTTAGAACCGAGCTCTCGATACGTGGCGTCGTGTCGAGGGACTGCTTCGAGCGCCGAGCCATGCTCTGGCACGTCGCTGGGAAGCGGGAAGATGGTGGCGAGTCGGACGGACGGGCCACGAGCATCCCCTTGGACAACACCACCCGTCATCAGTCGCAGGAAGTCGGGAGGGACGCTGTAGAACGAGAAATGATAGTCATTTTCTCGGACCCAGGTCACCTGGGGGACGTGGCTGTAGTATGCAGGGGCACACTCGCCACAGCATGGCTGGTCAACTCGGGAGGTGGTAGCCATGCAGTGATAGACACGATGAACCGCGCAGAAATGGTAGTTGTAACCCGGAGAAGTCATCTCCCAGTGATGAAGTATAGGGTTCTTCGACTGGGAGTCTTCTTCGGCAACATTGTAGCAACGGTAGATGCAATCCCGCATATAGCCAAGGCGGTAGCTAGCGCTGAGATCCATCTTGAGAGCAAGATGCTAAGGCTGTTCCAAAGTCTAGA of the Trichoderma breve strain T069 chromosome 4, whole genome shotgun sequence genome contains:
- a CDS encoding YIF1 domain-containing protein, with product MHRAAQSPPLHHPVPQHFSTVPQLRSPPPPPGSAQSQQLGYGGNPYQQQQGGNMGNAFGAYGQFMNDPTAQVAAQFGQTAFKHGQEYVEQNIGRYVNVSALKYYFNVSNFYVVNKLFLVLFPWRHKPWSRKQAVGANGQELRYLPPRDDINSPDMYIPVMALVTYILLSTLVAGVRGKFNPELLGYTATIALGVVIFEIIALKVGCYLLSISSQSQLLDLIAYSGYKFVGIIVTIAIAEIVNGGKGTGGWVGWLVFIYTFLANSLFLMRSLKYVLLPETATNSGGPMQTDTRVKRNQRTQFLFFYSYLVQLFFMWLLTRP
- a CDS encoding mpv17 / PMP22 family domain-containing protein; translation: MAPSPIIQATLQSSLLAALSNILAQAITAYRNNEAVTIDWVPVFQYVLFAVVSTPPNFLWQDFLESTFPAHPSPKPPSDSKKKSPSSQPPPLSLTNTVLKFLLDQTIGAALNTLLFSTFTHSLRQAMVHAPRITNLPSAAKYWSSAGAVDFNRVDFARVWAASKAEFWALMFAAAKLWPAVSLVNFTLVKSVQGRNLVGALAGVAWGVYISLAMGN
- a CDS encoding SRP54-type protein, GTPase domain-containing protein: MLDAFEVLTTSGVVLWSRTYAPVSPSIVNNFIADTFIEEKTGTIAPTDSQSAATNPAYRSDQHTLKWTFVKELGLIFVVVYRSLLHLSWVDKLVDNIKTIFVELYGEQLTKPHTTLVECHSFGEYFDQQLKELDKSSHVGSISPIDEESASHPAAAGLKYRGHAANGTAAHDTTSADSTPIQTPNASRPSTPGNLVVAKAGPVAKMSRRARKAHNSGSAPASSGDEALASSRLKKGAKATKKGRKWNADGFADEEDDDVQLDYSRPSLTSDSEAEAVGRSSALDAVESSTWGSTSKGKFILKDLGDEVHDILASAEAQKAEKAARADNKTGLLGSGVNAISGLFRNVVGGKTLTKEDLDKAMKGMEDHLLRKNVAREAAVRLCEGVEKELVGVKTGNFESINAKIQAAMESSLTKMLTPTSSLDLLREIDSITAPPVTSLRKARPYVISIVGVNGVGKSTNLSKICFFLLQNKYKVLIAAGDTFRSGAVEQLAVHVRNLKELTAREGGKVELYQKGYGKDAAAVAKDAVNHAAQEGYDVVLIDTAGRRHNDQRLMSSLEKFAKFAQPDKILMVGEALVGTDSVAQARNFNAAFGSDRALDGFIISKCDTVGDMVGTLVSLVHATNVPVVFVGVGQHYSDLRNFSVKWAVGKLLSSN